The following proteins come from a genomic window of Bacillus sp. Marseille-P3661:
- a CDS encoding tripartite tricarboxylate transporter substrate binding protein: MKRIFSLLMVFSIIFFIVGCSGSNTSSSNENNSSGTSNEGKTESSGPSYPEREITLIVPYSPGGGYDTAARMLAPYWEKYLPNDVSIVVENKPGGNGNIALGELATAGTEGYTVGLVNIPGHFVNQVLGTASYDLTELNYIGNITKTIYVAGASKKSGYTTLEDFQNAEEIIAGITNISSTDGLGVLLSAENLGVNVKTINHKGSTEAILSATRGDVNWVQFPVESLSSQFDSGEIQPLWVYNNERLPELPDVPTIAELGHEELLDSIAMYRVIAAPPGTPDDILTILRESFMKAVNDEEYKQKVEESGALWNPGDHVQVEKAVNDSLEMLKPHKQLLEENS; encoded by the coding sequence GTGAAGAGAATTTTTTCTCTATTAATGGTATTTTCAATTATTTTTTTTATTGTAGGCTGTTCAGGTTCAAATACCAGTTCTTCGAATGAAAATAACTCGAGTGGGACAAGCAACGAAGGTAAAACGGAGAGCTCAGGACCAAGTTATCCAGAACGGGAAATTACATTAATCGTTCCTTATAGCCCGGGTGGCGGATATGATACAGCTGCTAGAATGCTTGCACCCTATTGGGAGAAGTATTTACCAAATGATGTAAGTATAGTAGTTGAAAACAAACCAGGCGGTAACGGTAATATAGCATTGGGTGAATTAGCAACAGCTGGTACAGAGGGGTATACTGTTGGATTAGTTAATATACCTGGTCATTTTGTAAATCAAGTACTAGGAACTGCAAGTTACGATTTAACAGAACTGAATTATATTGGTAATATTACAAAAACAATCTATGTTGCTGGTGCTTCTAAAAAATCGGGCTATACAACTTTAGAAGATTTCCAAAATGCTGAGGAAATTATTGCTGGTATTACAAACATTTCTTCAACAGATGGACTTGGGGTTTTATTATCGGCTGAAAATTTAGGAGTTAATGTAAAAACGATCAACCATAAAGGTAGTACTGAAGCAATCTTATCTGCAACTCGTGGCGATGTAAATTGGGTTCAGTTTCCAGTAGAAAGCCTAAGCAGTCAATTTGATTCAGGGGAAATTCAACCTTTATGGGTATACAACAATGAAAGATTACCAGAATTACCGGATGTTCCTACTATTGCAGAATTAGGTCACGAAGAATTGTTAGACTCTATTGCGATGTACCGAGTTATTGCAGCTCCTCCAGGAACACCTGACGATATACTAACGATACTAAGAGAAAGTTTTATGAAAGCTGTTAACGATGAAGAATATAAACAAAAAGTTGAAGAATCTGGAGCACTTTGGAATCCAGGTGATCATGTGCAAGTAGAAAAGGCTGTAAATGATTCATTAGAAATGTTAAAGCCTCACAAACAATTATTAGAAGAAAATAGTTAA
- a CDS encoding thiamine pyrophosphate-binding protein: protein MKYGSDLMAELIASLKIPYIAFNPGATFRGLHDSLVNHPSCEMPEIIECTHEEISVSVAHGYAKATGTPMASALHNVVGLQHASMAIYNAWCDRVPIMLFGGTGPMNVEDRRPGTDWIHTALIQGNIVRDYVKWDDQPSSLHSLQDSIYRAYKLAITEPTAPVYVNFDAGLQEQVIQETDTNQSLLSPDLPDPKPYVNTESPAPSLEIVKKLADVISKASWPVIVTDNTTRSNKAFDLLQTLANKWAIPVIDKGSRLNLPTNHFMNLSYDNHNVLAKADVVIALDVLDIYGTVSKTDRVNRTTQSVLQSDVRVFQIGLKDFLVRSWSHDFQRLFPTENNVLADTSFLLEMLLNELNLLKTDSIIQAIQARYQIIKNWHLELRETWEQRAKQEANTNELLSSPGLAYKVWETIKDEDFILANGNLQGWTHRIFTMDKNRQYLGKSGGGGLGYGIGATIGACLAHRNTDKLIVNIQSDGDLLFTPGGLWTLAHHKLPALIIMNNNRSYYNSEEHQKTTARKRGRDEKRAVIGTLLEDPNVNFAQLAQSMGVVGIGPIEKPSDIDAALKKAIQIIKTEKRPVLVDIITDKMSYR, encoded by the coding sequence ATGAAGTATGGATCAGATTTAATGGCTGAATTAATCGCTTCTTTAAAAATTCCCTATATTGCATTTAATCCAGGTGCTACATTCAGAGGACTTCATGATTCATTAGTCAATCACCCGTCGTGTGAAATGCCTGAAATTATTGAATGTACGCATGAAGAAATTTCTGTAAGCGTTGCCCATGGATATGCGAAGGCCACCGGAACTCCAATGGCCTCCGCACTCCATAATGTTGTTGGTTTGCAGCATGCTTCTATGGCGATTTATAATGCATGGTGTGATCGAGTTCCCATCATGTTATTTGGTGGAACAGGACCAATGAATGTTGAAGATCGAAGACCAGGTACCGATTGGATACACACCGCTTTAATTCAAGGTAATATCGTTCGAGATTATGTTAAATGGGACGACCAACCCTCATCGCTTCATAGTTTACAAGATTCGATATATCGGGCATATAAATTAGCAATAACCGAACCTACAGCTCCCGTATATGTTAATTTTGACGCAGGACTTCAAGAACAAGTTATCCAAGAAACAGATACTAATCAATCGTTATTATCTCCTGATTTACCTGACCCAAAACCATATGTCAATACTGAATCACCGGCTCCATCTTTAGAGATTGTCAAGAAATTAGCAGATGTCATATCAAAAGCATCATGGCCAGTTATTGTAACAGATAACACTACCCGCTCTAATAAGGCTTTTGATTTGTTACAAACATTGGCTAATAAGTGGGCAATTCCAGTCATTGATAAGGGAAGCCGATTAAATTTACCAACCAATCATTTTATGAATTTATCTTATGATAACCACAACGTTTTAGCAAAGGCTGATGTTGTCATCGCGTTAGATGTATTAGATATTTATGGTACGGTTTCAAAAACTGATCGTGTGAATCGAACAACTCAATCTGTTCTCCAATCTGATGTTCGCGTTTTTCAAATAGGATTAAAAGATTTTTTGGTTCGATCATGGTCGCATGATTTTCAAAGGCTGTTTCCTACTGAAAACAATGTGTTAGCAGATACCAGTTTTCTTTTAGAAATGCTATTAAATGAATTAAATTTATTAAAAACAGATTCTATCATTCAGGCTATACAAGCACGTTATCAAATTATCAAAAATTGGCACTTGGAATTGCGTGAGACGTGGGAGCAACGAGCAAAACAGGAAGCGAATACCAATGAACTTCTTTCATCACCAGGTCTGGCTTATAAAGTTTGGGAAACAATCAAGGATGAAGACTTTATTCTAGCTAATGGGAATTTACAAGGTTGGACTCACCGTATCTTTACAATGGATAAAAACCGCCAGTACTTAGGGAAAAGTGGCGGTGGTGGCCTAGGCTATGGTATAGGCGCAACAATTGGAGCCTGCTTAGCACATCGGAATACAGATAAACTAATTGTGAATATTCAATCAGATGGTGATTTATTATTCACTCCTGGAGGATTATGGACATTAGCGCATCATAAATTGCCTGCGTTAATTATTATGAATAACAATCGTTCTTATTACAATTCAGAGGAGCATCAAAAAACGACTGCTCGAAAGCGGGGACGTGATGAAAAACGAGCAGTGATTGGGACATTGTTGGAAGATCCAAACGTCAATTTTGCACAACTAGCTCAATCTATGGGTGTAGTTGGAATAGGACCGATTGAGAAACCTAGTGATATTGATGCAGCCTTGAAAAAGGCGATACAAATCATTAAAACTGAAAAGCGTCCAGTATTAGTTGACATTATAACGGATAAAATGAGCTATAGATGA
- a CDS encoding tripartite tricarboxylate transporter permease translates to MIEYIIPVLVDMLSWPSVLFLVLGSLIGLVFGILPGLGGPQVLALLLPMTFTMESNDAIVLLIGAAGAVAIGGSLTAILIGTPGTPQNAATVFDGFPLTKQGKAGQAIGAATASSVLGAIFGAVILTIILPVGKYVVLAFSYPEYFMMAFMGLAMIAILSQGLLWKGIIAGGVGLMVSFIGFDPVTGETRYVFGSQYLWDGVKLVPALIGLFAISEAMSLFVTKGKISNEKVNTSYSGVKEGILAVFKNFGLFIRSSVIGTIIGIIPGVGGAVSNFLAYGQAVSSTKGESNFGKGDIRGIIAPEASNNAKDGGALVPTLIFGIPGSLEMAVLLGALTLHGIQPGPRLMLDHADVALSLIYALVFANIIVGIVAIFAAAPLARLTQINTVYIAPVIMVFAILGSYAAEGMIGDVIVTIIFGIIGFAMRMYDYSRVALVIALVLGEMMQQSFHQTLDLLGPTGFFTRPVSLILFLITAYMFVRPIIKAVSKKGGTKDDKWSKPV, encoded by the coding sequence ATGATTGAATACATTATCCCAGTATTAGTTGATATGTTAAGTTGGCCATCCGTCCTTTTCCTTGTGTTAGGGTCATTAATTGGTTTAGTATTCGGCATTTTGCCTGGATTGGGAGGGCCACAAGTTCTGGCCCTTTTACTTCCGATGACCTTCACAATGGAATCCAACGATGCCATTGTACTGTTAATAGGTGCTGCTGGAGCAGTTGCAATAGGTGGTTCTTTAACAGCAATATTAATTGGCACACCTGGTACTCCACAAAATGCTGCAACAGTATTTGATGGATTTCCATTAACAAAGCAAGGAAAAGCAGGTCAAGCAATAGGGGCAGCAACAGCGTCATCTGTTCTAGGAGCTATTTTTGGAGCAGTGATTTTAACGATTATTTTACCTGTTGGTAAATATGTAGTTTTAGCGTTTTCTTATCCTGAATACTTCATGATGGCATTTATGGGTTTAGCAATGATAGCTATTCTATCACAAGGATTATTATGGAAAGGCATTATTGCAGGTGGCGTCGGGTTAATGGTTTCATTTATCGGGTTTGATCCTGTTACAGGTGAAACTAGATATGTATTCGGTTCTCAATATCTTTGGGATGGAGTAAAATTAGTTCCTGCTCTGATAGGATTATTTGCTATTTCTGAAGCGATGTCCTTGTTTGTCACAAAAGGAAAAATTTCAAATGAAAAAGTAAATACGTCCTATAGTGGTGTAAAGGAAGGCATTTTGGCTGTATTTAAGAATTTCGGGTTATTTATTCGCAGCTCTGTCATCGGAACTATTATCGGAATTATTCCGGGTGTTGGAGGAGCCGTTTCTAACTTTCTAGCCTATGGTCAAGCAGTTTCAAGTACAAAAGGTGAAAGTAATTTTGGTAAAGGTGATATTCGAGGGATTATTGCACCTGAGGCATCAAATAATGCTAAAGATGGCGGAGCGCTTGTCCCAACTTTAATCTTTGGTATTCCTGGAAGCCTTGAAATGGCGGTATTATTGGGAGCGCTTACTTTACATGGAATACAACCAGGTCCTCGCTTAATGCTAGATCATGCGGATGTGGCACTAAGTCTTATTTATGCATTAGTTTTTGCGAATATTATTGTTGGTATCGTTGCAATTTTTGCAGCAGCACCATTAGCAAGACTTACTCAAATTAATACGGTCTATATTGCCCCTGTTATCATGGTATTTGCTATATTAGGTTCTTACGCTGCAGAAGGAATGATCGGGGATGTTATTGTAACAATTATCTTTGGGATTATTGGTTTTGCAATGAGGATGTATGATTATTCAAGAGTTGCATTAGTTATTGCGCTTGTTCTAGGAGAAATGATGCAACAAAGTTTCCACCAAACATTAGATTTACTTGGTCCAACAGGATTTTTCACACGACCAGTTTCCTTGATCTTATTCTTAATTACAGCATACATGTTCGTACGGCCAATTATTAAAGCTGTTAGTAAAAAAGGAGGGACAAAGGATGATAAATGGTCGAAACCTGTTTAA
- a CDS encoding ethanolamine ammonia-lyase reactivating factor EutA, with protein sequence MKKNKIVTVTQEDTRHQYYDTHHHHHHDHDHDDHDHHHNHSHDHHDHSHTHHNHSHDHHDHSHAHHNHSHDHHDHEHDDEDHDHHGHQYEHDEQVELNPYRNGLWLMDNIELTSVGIDIGSSGTQVIFSRLHLRRIGESLTSRYVVTSRESFYRSPVKLTPYLDEKHIDDQLLGQYIDEFYEQSGVDPEKIDTGAVILTGEAMRRENAKGIADVLSDKGGNFVCATAGHNMEALLAAYGSGAAKTSYEEKKKILNIDIGGGTTKLAIVENGKVLETAAIYIGGRLVVVDETNTVVRLDPGGRAIAEKVGLSIEIGDVITKDQLEVMTKWMANSIFYSIFENNPMSDTDSLYLTSRLTQLQNIDAIIFSGGVGEYVYEKEEQEFGDLGKLLGKGIREIINSADFPYPIDDAKECIRATVIGASEHSVQVSGNTIFITDFDLLPKRNLQVIHPDYQFTPEIDANEVSAAIRSHFERFDLVEGEKEIALAFSWIGVPAYERINNFVKGIINAIPSTIEQGKDIVIVLDGDIASTLGHILKDEYGLSNDVIVIDGVQLKDFDFIDIGKVLYPSGTVPVTIKSLLFEM encoded by the coding sequence ATGAAAAAAAACAAGATTGTAACTGTAACCCAAGAAGATACAAGACATCAATACTATGATACACATCATCACCATCATCATGATCACGACCATGATGACCACGATCACCACCATAATCATAGTCACGACCATCATGACCATAGTCACACACACCATAATCATAGTCATGACCATCATGACCATAGTCACGCACATCATAATCATAGTCATGATCATCATGACCATGAGCACGACGATGAAGACCACGACCACCATGGACATCAATATGAACACGATGAACAAGTGGAATTAAATCCATATAGAAATGGTCTATGGTTAATGGACAATATTGAACTGACTTCTGTTGGTATTGATATTGGTTCATCTGGTACACAAGTTATCTTCTCTAGACTTCATCTACGTAGAATTGGCGAAAGTTTAACTAGTCGATATGTAGTGACATCAAGGGAATCATTCTATCGCTCACCAGTTAAACTAACACCTTATTTAGATGAAAAGCATATCGATGATCAATTATTAGGGCAGTATATAGATGAATTCTATGAGCAATCCGGAGTTGATCCAGAAAAAATAGATACTGGTGCTGTAATTCTTACGGGCGAGGCCATGCGAAGAGAAAATGCCAAGGGAATTGCGGATGTTCTATCGGATAAAGGCGGAAACTTTGTGTGCGCTACTGCAGGTCATAATATGGAGGCACTGTTAGCAGCTTATGGATCCGGTGCAGCCAAAACCTCATATGAGGAAAAGAAAAAAATATTGAACATCGATATTGGTGGTGGCACAACAAAATTGGCAATAGTTGAGAATGGGAAGGTTCTTGAAACTGCTGCAATCTATATTGGTGGACGTTTAGTCGTTGTTGATGAAACAAATACCGTTGTTAGACTAGATCCTGGTGGAAGGGCTATTGCTGAAAAAGTAGGTTTGTCGATCGAAATAGGAGATGTAATAACGAAAGATCAACTAGAAGTTATGACAAAATGGATGGCGAATTCTATTTTCTATTCGATTTTTGAAAACAATCCAATGTCTGATACGGATTCACTTTATTTAACTTCTAGATTAACTCAGCTACAAAATATTGATGCAATCATTTTTTCTGGCGGTGTTGGCGAATATGTTTACGAAAAAGAAGAGCAAGAGTTTGGTGATTTAGGCAAACTATTAGGTAAAGGTATAAGAGAAATCATAAACTCAGCCGATTTTCCATATCCAATAGATGATGCGAAGGAATGTATTAGAGCAACTGTGATAGGTGCATCTGAACACAGTGTACAAGTTAGTGGGAACACAATTTTTATTACAGATTTTGATTTATTACCAAAAAGAAATTTACAGGTGATCCATCCTGATTATCAGTTTACACCAGAAATAGATGCAAATGAAGTTTCAGCTGCGATTAGGTCACATTTTGAGCGCTTTGACTTAGTCGAAGGTGAAAAAGAAATTGCTTTAGCTTTTTCCTGGATAGGTGTTCCTGCTTATGAACGAATCAACAATTTTGTAAAGGGAATTATCAATGCCATACCGTCAACGATTGAACAGGGTAAAGACATAGTGATCGTGTTAGATGGCGACATCGCTAGCACGCTGGGACATATTTTAAAGGATGAGTATGGTTTAAGTAATGATGTGATTGTCATAGATGGAGTTCAGTTAAAGGATTTTGATTTTATCGATATTGGTAAGGTTCTTTATCCATCTGGAACGGTTCCAGTGACAATTAAATCACTTTTATTTGAAATGTAG
- a CDS encoding class II aldolase/adducin family protein — MNHTQLKQDVANVIKMLERAEHIDFNGHASVRVPGTNTIFINERKSSRSSLTAEHIIQIDFDGNVVEGNGEPPNEFPLHTEIYRNRDDVNAVLHTHPKWSTLFTITKVPLRPVIIQGAVVGEVPILQKSYSISNKEMALELVETLGSKNAVLMKAHGAALVGSNLQEAFARSVFLEENAYRQYMASQIGYAHSLDDEEIESMCSFIWQPKNIQKVWENHLSKLNQ, encoded by the coding sequence ATGAATCATACTCAATTGAAACAAGATGTTGCAAACGTTATTAAAATGTTAGAACGAGCTGAACATATTGACTTTAACGGACATGCAAGTGTAAGAGTTCCAGGAACAAATACAATTTTTATTAATGAGCGTAAGTCAAGCAGGAGTTCTTTAACGGCCGAACATATCATTCAAATTGATTTCGATGGTAATGTAGTGGAGGGAAACGGGGAACCACCTAATGAATTTCCTTTGCATACGGAAATTTATCGTAATCGTGATGATGTAAATGCGGTTCTACACACTCATCCAAAATGGTCTACCCTTTTTACAATTACAAAGGTTCCGCTAAGACCAGTGATTATACAAGGTGCTGTTGTTGGTGAAGTTCCTATTTTGCAAAAATCATATTCTATTAGTAATAAAGAAATGGCACTAGAATTAGTAGAAACACTTGGTAGTAAAAATGCAGTGTTAATGAAGGCACATGGCGCTGCTTTAGTAGGTTCGAATCTACAAGAAGCGTTTGCTAGAAGCGTATTTCTAGAAGAAAATGCTTATCGCCAATATATGGCAAGTCAAATAGGATATGCACATTCATTAGACGATGAAGAGATAGAGTCAATGTGTAGTTTCATTTGGCAGCCTAAAAATATTCAAAAGGTTTGGGAGAATCATCTTAGCAAATTAAATCAATAG
- a CDS encoding tripartite tricarboxylate transporter TctB family protein → MINGRNLFNLLLLISMLVMVILSFDYNPKARLFPLYVGLLTFVMLFWQYLVDQFPSIKQKFNFTKIEKETVQEEKSEEVSEGKTWAVALQCIIAMVGFTILLKFISYLIAVPIFLVLFIWLVGKAKFIRALSISIIMSGFMYVLFDLVLHARI, encoded by the coding sequence ATGATAAATGGTCGAAACCTGTTTAATTTACTATTATTGATCAGTATGCTTGTAATGGTCATACTTTCATTCGATTATAATCCAAAAGCAAGATTGTTTCCATTATATGTAGGGTTATTAACGTTTGTAATGTTATTCTGGCAGTATTTAGTAGACCAGTTTCCTTCTATTAAGCAAAAATTTAATTTTACAAAAATCGAAAAAGAGACTGTTCAAGAAGAAAAGAGTGAAGAAGTTTCAGAGGGTAAAACATGGGCTGTTGCATTACAATGTATAATTGCTATGGTAGGTTTTACAATCTTACTAAAATTCATATCCTATTTAATAGCAGTTCCTATTTTTTTAGTTTTGTTCATATGGTTAGTCGGGAAGGCAAAGTTTATTCGCGCGCTTTCTATTTCAATTATAATGTCAGGATTTATGTATGTTCTATTTGATTTAGTATTACATGCAAGAATATAG
- a CDS encoding MFS transporter, whose protein sequence is METVINNEKNIIQESEPTKDPAFWGICLGHTFTHWYPATFYILLPYLALEYNFSATQAGLLVTVMYIAKSIASMPIGALTDMTTKKNLLMTISLTLAGIPFLFMGFANSYLVIMILIIIMGIGNEMWHPASFSTLSKLYPKQRGFVFGFHGMAANLGDLLAPVIIGAILVSFSWREISYLNIIPGILVGVIIMFMLRKMKVNSNTNKKKTEEKTSFKDYREGLGELFKNKAVLLIALASGIRSMTQNGLMTFLPLYLAIELSLSPFLVGLYITIMQAGGLIAAPIVGRISDNTDRRKIIFSGMIMTSVLVVAVVIIQINWLLIATMAILGFFLYSLRPVMQAWIMSSTKDKVAGTTTSLLFTTQSVLAALSPLIGGALADQYGFQATFYFIAVIILLGNLVIAFIPKTVETQ, encoded by the coding sequence ATGGAAACGGTTATAAATAATGAAAAGAATATTATCCAAGAGTCAGAGCCAACAAAGGACCCGGCATTTTGGGGAATCTGTTTGGGGCATACATTTACACATTGGTATCCAGCTACTTTTTATATCTTATTACCATATTTAGCATTGGAATATAATTTTAGTGCAACACAAGCAGGATTATTAGTGACTGTTATGTATATCGCAAAATCAATTGCCAGTATGCCGATTGGTGCGCTTACAGATATGACAACAAAGAAAAATCTCCTTATGACAATTTCTCTAACCCTTGCAGGCATACCATTCTTATTTATGGGCTTTGCTAATTCTTATCTTGTTATTATGATACTTATCATTATTATGGGGATTGGAAATGAAATGTGGCATCCGGCTTCATTTTCAACCTTATCAAAGCTTTACCCGAAACAGCGTGGGTTTGTTTTTGGATTTCATGGCATGGCGGCTAACCTTGGAGATTTATTAGCGCCGGTTATTATTGGAGCTATATTAGTTTCTTTTAGCTGGCGTGAAATTAGCTACTTAAACATAATTCCTGGTATTTTAGTCGGCGTTATTATTATGTTTATGCTAAGGAAAATGAAAGTTAACTCTAATACTAATAAGAAAAAAACAGAAGAAAAAACAAGCTTTAAAGATTATCGCGAAGGATTGGGTGAATTATTTAAAAATAAAGCAGTCTTGCTTATAGCATTAGCTAGTGGTATTCGTTCCATGACACAAAATGGCTTAATGACTTTCTTGCCTCTTTATTTAGCAATCGAACTATCGCTATCGCCATTTTTGGTTGGCTTATATATAACAATAATGCAAGCTGGAGGCTTAATAGCTGCTCCGATCGTTGGTAGAATATCAGATAATACCGATCGAAGAAAAATTATTTTCTCAGGCATGATTATGACATCGGTTCTTGTAGTTGCTGTAGTCATTATCCAAATCAATTGGCTGCTCATTGCTACTATGGCTATTTTGGGATTCTTTTTATATTCGTTGCGCCCTGTTATGCAAGCATGGATTATGAGCAGTACAAAAGATAAAGTGGCTGGTACTACAACAAGCTTACTTTTCACGACCCAAAGTGTGCTTGCAGCACTATCTCCATTAATTGGTGGTGCTCTTGCTGATCAATACGGCTTTCAGGCAACATTTTACTTTATCGCGGTAATTATTTTATTAGGAAATTTAGTTATAGCTTTTATACCTAAAACCGTGGAAACACAGTAA
- a CDS encoding cupin domain-containing protein produces the protein MSSNAQVSEKLAKKFSTEKVSAYEKWVKNEGLDIIAAHYIPDLHTTELKPWARRGGYGVYINHEASRTSNDCYICEIPEGGKLAPQRQLYEEMIYVLDGKGSTTVWNDEGKRVTFEWGKGALFAIPLNAWHQHFNGSGQERARFLAVTNSPIVINTYDDHEFIFNTEYDFKNRFNGEPDYFSNEGEQKGLLLETNFVADTRKLQLIHAKERGAGGGHIRFNLAKGSMNSHISEFPVATYKKGHRHGPGAHVIILGGDGYSLMWPEGEEPKKYDWKEGSMIVPPNMWFHQHFNSGTTPARYLALKYEGVAFRNAQGVPKAWISRRIGGDQIDYADESQIVRQTFKEELAKHGLTPQMDEAYKNELEDLPPKPANFQS, from the coding sequence ATGTCTTCAAATGCACAAGTCTCAGAAAAGTTAGCTAAAAAGTTCTCTACAGAAAAAGTATCTGCTTATGAAAAATGGGTAAAAAATGAAGGATTAGATATTATTGCAGCACATTATATTCCAGATCTTCACACTACTGAACTAAAGCCATGGGCAAGAAGAGGGGGGTACGGTGTTTATATTAATCACGAAGCATCAAGAACCTCTAATGATTGTTACATTTGCGAAATTCCCGAAGGAGGTAAACTAGCACCACAACGTCAACTATATGAAGAGATGATTTATGTTTTGGATGGAAAAGGTTCAACAACGGTTTGGAATGATGAGGGAAAACGAGTAACCTTCGAATGGGGGAAAGGCGCTTTATTCGCAATTCCACTAAATGCCTGGCATCAGCATTTCAATGGCTCTGGCCAAGAAAGAGCTAGATTTCTAGCAGTTACAAACTCACCAATTGTGATCAACACCTATGATGATCATGAGTTTATCTTTAACACGGAATATGATTTCAAAAATCGTTTTAATGGGGAGCCAGACTACTTTAGTAACGAAGGGGAACAAAAAGGATTATTGCTTGAAACAAACTTTGTAGCTGATACAAGAAAGCTCCAACTCATTCATGCTAAAGAACGTGGCGCAGGTGGAGGACATATTCGTTTTAATTTAGCGAAGGGCTCTATGAATAGTCATATTTCTGAATTCCCAGTGGCTACGTATAAAAAAGGTCATCGCCATGGTCCTGGCGCCCATGTTATCATCCTTGGCGGCGATGGTTACAGCTTAATGTGGCCAGAGGGTGAAGAGCCTAAGAAATACGATTGGAAAGAAGGTAGTATGATCGTACCACCTAACATGTGGTTCCACCAGCACTTTAATTCTGGTACAACTCCAGCTCGTTATTTAGCCTTAAAATATGAAGGCGTTGCCTTCAGAAATGCTCAAGGTGTTCCTAAAGCATGGATTAGTAGACGAATTGGCGGAGACCAAATTGATTATGCTGACGAATCACAAATTGTTAGACAAACATTTAAAGAAGAGCTTGCCAAACATGGATTAACACCACAAATGGACGAGGCTTATAAAAATGAATTGGAAGACCTACCACCAAAGCCAGCAAACTTTCAATCATAA